TACCGCTGCCGCGGCGAAGCTCCGCCCGCAATTTCTGGCCAAGTGCGGCGGGCGTTATTCCAGCGAATGGTTTTGGAGCAAGATTTTGCATTGCGCCCGCACGGCGTCGGAAGTGTTTGAGGCGGCCTACACGTGGGTGGAATGCGCGGACTGGATTCCAGCGGTGCTGACCGGCGCGGATGCGCCGGAGCAGTTGAAGCGCGGCGTGTGCGCCGCCGGCCACAAGGCAATGTACCATCGCGCCTGGGGCGGTTACCCGGACGCGGAATTTCTGAGCGGCCTGGACCCGCGGCTGGTGCGCGTGCGCCAGACCCTGCCCGCCGAGTGTTACCATGTGGGTCAGGCTGCGGGGCAATTGACCCGCGCCTGGGCCAAACGCCTGGGCCTCAAGCCCGGCATCCCGGTGGCGGTGGGCGCGTTTGACGCGCACCTGGGCGCGGTAGGCTCCGGCATTGCGCCGGGCGTGCTTGTCAAAATCATCGGCACGTCCACCTGTGACATCCTCGTGTCCCCCTTGGAGACCGTGTTGCCGGACATTCCCGGGTTGTGCGGCATCGTGCCGGAATCGGTGCTGCCCGGCATGTACGGCCTGGAGGCCGGCCAGTCGGCGGTGGGCGACATTTTCAACTGGTTTGTCAATGTCGTCGCCCCGGGCGGGGCGAAGAAAGGCTCGCACGAAGCGCTGACCCAAGGCGCGGCGGCGTTGAAACCCGGCCAGAGTGGTTTGCTGGGGTTGGACTGGCACAATGGCAACCGCACCATCTTGGTGGACCAGCGCCTCACCGGCCTGGTGCTCGGGCTGACGCTGCATTCGACGCCGGCGGAAATTTACCGCGCCCTCATTGAGTCCACCGCCTACGGGGCGCGGCGCATCATTGAGCGCTTCGAGGAGTATGGCGTCAAAGTCGAGCGCGTGGTCAACTGCGGCGGCATCGCGGCCAAGAATCCGCTGGTGATGCAAATCTACGCGGATGTGCTGGGGCGGCCCATGCAAATCTCCCGCAGCGACCAGACCTGCGCGCTGGGGGCGGCCATGGCGGGGGCGGTGGTGGCCGGCCAGGCGGCGGGTGGTCACGATCATTTTGCGGCGGCGGCGCAGGCCATGACGGGCGTGAAGGCGCAGTCCTTCCAGCCGATTCCGGAAAATCAGGCGGTGTATGAAAAACTGTATCAGCTCTACCGCCGGCTGCATGATGCCTTTGGCGTGCGCGGCACGCAGGCCGACCTTTCCGGAGTGATGAAAGAATTGTTGAACATTCGCGACGCCACGCGCTAAGGTGGCGGGGGTGGTGCTGGAAACGGAGCAATCACATGGCATTTGAGCAACTCAAAGAACGGGTCTGGCGGGCCAATCAAGGCCTGATTGAAAATGATTTGGTCATCCTGAGCTGGGGCAACGCCAGCGGCATTGACCGGAGCGCCGGCGTGGTGGCCATCAAACCCAGCGGCGTGCCCTACAACAAGCTGCGCGTCGAGGACATTGTAGTGTTGTCGCTGGCCACCGGCGAAGTGGTGGAGGGCAAGGCCCGGCCCTCTTCGGATACCGCCACGCATCTGCACTTGTACCGCAGCTTTCCCTCGATTGGCGGCGTGGTGCATGCCCACAGCGTTTATGCCACCGCCTTCGCTCAATCCGGGCGCGAGCTGCCCTGCCTGGGCACCACCCACGCCGACACCTTTTACGGCACGGTGCCCCTCACCCGCCAGTTGACGCCGGAGGAAATTGCCGCGGATTATGAGTTGAACACCGGCAAGGTGATTGAGGAAACCTTCCGCACGCGGCACCTGAATCCGGACCAAATCCCGGCGGTGCTGGTGGTGGGACATGGGCCGTTTGCGTGGGGGCCGACCACGGAAAAGGCGCTGGAAAACGCCTTCATCCTCGAAAAAGTGGCGATGATGGCCATCAACACCTATCGGGTCTGCCCCGAGGCCAAGCCCATCCCGCAGGCCTTGCTGGACAAGCATTTCCTGCGCAAACACGGACCCACGGCCTATTACGGGCAGCGGTGAGGTGAAGTTGCGCTTTACAAGCGGGCGGGAAGGGGATTATTTTCTACTCAACGCTTATGTGTAATGTGACTCGCTGGTTGGGCCTTGCCGCCCTGGTGGTGGTCATGGCTGCAGGTTGCGCCGGGCCGGAGAAAAAACTGGGCCGCGGCATGAACAATGCCACGGAAATCCTTCGGA
This is a stretch of genomic DNA from Fontisphaera persica. It encodes these proteins:
- a CDS encoding ribulokinase, whose amino-acid sequence is MASNFTLGLDYGTNSVRALIVETATGREVASAITVYAHGEQGVMLDPQDPNLARQHPEDYLTGLEASVKQALKLAAKDREFTPERIIGIGVDTTGSTPLPVDKKGQPLAMTKKFGKHPAAMAWLWKDHTGHAEAEEITAAAAKLRPQFLAKCGGRYSSEWFWSKILHCARTASEVFEAAYTWVECADWIPAVLTGADAPEQLKRGVCAAGHKAMYHRAWGGYPDAEFLSGLDPRLVRVRQTLPAECYHVGQAAGQLTRAWAKRLGLKPGIPVAVGAFDAHLGAVGSGIAPGVLVKIIGTSTCDILVSPLETVLPDIPGLCGIVPESVLPGMYGLEAGQSAVGDIFNWFVNVVAPGGAKKGSHEALTQGAAALKPGQSGLLGLDWHNGNRTILVDQRLTGLVLGLTLHSTPAEIYRALIESTAYGARRIIERFEEYGVKVERVVNCGGIAAKNPLVMQIYADVLGRPMQISRSDQTCALGAAMAGAVVAGQAAGGHDHFAAAAQAMTGVKAQSFQPIPENQAVYEKLYQLYRRLHDAFGVRGTQADLSGVMKELLNIRDATR
- the araD gene encoding L-ribulose-5-phosphate 4-epimerase AraD; the encoded protein is MAFEQLKERVWRANQGLIENDLVILSWGNASGIDRSAGVVAIKPSGVPYNKLRVEDIVVLSLATGEVVEGKARPSSDTATHLHLYRSFPSIGGVVHAHSVYATAFAQSGRELPCLGTTHADTFYGTVPLTRQLTPEEIAADYELNTGKVIEETFRTRHLNPDQIPAVLVVGHGPFAWGPTTEKALENAFILEKVAMMAINTYRVCPEAKPIPQALLDKHFLRKHGPTAYYGQR